The Vicinamibacterales bacterium genome has a segment encoding these proteins:
- a CDS encoding CoA pyrophosphatase, whose translation MKYPERVTTDLVRRLLDALSQPLPGLDAQLRMAPSPRLGWNPLEFPEGSRQGAALVLIYPHDDTFHIPLTVRGAELRNHTGQVSLPGGRVDEGETFEAAAVREAQEEIGVDPESVEILGRLTPLHIPVSGYILHPIVGLTRVRPSFQRAEWEVARIIEAPVSLLSDPTVIKRERRQRTVKGEIIEVDVPFYDIDGEKVWGATAMVLAEFCAILPAP comes from the coding sequence TTGAAGTACCCTGAAAGGGTGACCACCGACCTGGTCCGACGGCTGCTGGACGCGCTGTCTCAACCCCTTCCCGGTCTCGACGCCCAACTGCGGATGGCGCCGAGCCCCCGCTTGGGCTGGAATCCCCTCGAGTTCCCCGAAGGCAGCCGTCAGGGCGCGGCCCTCGTGCTGATCTATCCGCACGACGACACGTTTCACATCCCGCTCACCGTGCGTGGCGCCGAACTCCGGAACCACACCGGGCAGGTGTCGTTGCCCGGCGGCCGCGTGGATGAGGGCGAGACGTTCGAGGCGGCGGCGGTGCGCGAGGCGCAGGAAGAGATCGGGGTGGATCCGGAGTCGGTCGAGATCCTCGGGCGGTTGACGCCCCTCCACATTCCCGTCAGCGGCTACATCCTGCACCCGATCGTCGGCCTCACCCGCGTCCGGCCGTCGTTCCAGCGCGCCGAGTGGGAAGTGGCGCGCATCATCGAGGCGCCGGTTTCGTTGTTGTCGGATCCCACGGTGATCAAGCGCGAAAGGCGTCAGCGCACGGTCAAGGGCGAAATCATCGAGGTGGACGTGCCGTTCTACGACATCGATGGCGAGAAGGTCTGGGGGGCCACGGCCATGGTGCTGGCCGAGTTTTGCGCTATCCTCCCTGCACCATGA
- a CDS encoding M14 metallopeptidase family protein — MRTRILATVGLLGLVLTLLVQTPVAARQGVPAPEQYFGFKIGTDGELARYPKILEYFQLLAKQTDRVKYEELGKTTMGNSYPLLRISSPQNLAKFDRLVEINRRLADPRGLSDAEARTLAAEGKPFYFVYATIHSTEVSNGQAIINIVHRLATENTVQIREILDNSVVLMVPSQNPDGQHLVIDHWYKTKGTPFNRVYPDLYHKYVGHDDNRDWFMFTQKETRLNIEAVQNKYKPIISHDMHQQGPNGSRIFVPPFTDPFDPNMHPLLALGQATVGQAMASALIGEGKEGVAWTENYDMWSPARQYMVYHGQPRILTEIANSNLADAYVNPRKGQPLGPQDSRATFPVPYSKDTWTLGQQVDYGVTAALAGMSHVAKYGREWLYNFYTVHKDWVNYSKGPYAFVVPAAQRDQFATYEMLEILEFGDVEIHRATAPFSANGKPYAAGSYVVKTAQPYGGFAKTMLEKQVYPDLRIFPGGPPEPPYDVTGHTLWMLTGVTVDAIDKPFDASLEMVKKVAPVPTAVGARPKGAYLVDPGSYGFFKAVAELQKANVPVYRAASAFDGHAAGTWVIPSTPAAQPIIEKAAKELGAPVTGVDRVPAVDGFRLKPATKVGLWKGAGNMPGGWLLWMLEQYGINHEVVKSQDFAGDLNAKYDVILLPSNTTKARIVTGLDPKRNDPAEWSWAFGVGEEGWKKLHAFVENGGTLLAIGSAVETARELLDLPIEKALPEGRPRFGPQAAPAGGGVAASTDATLRDAFSSPARLMQTLRDRVADPESLFFCPGSLLQNEFDTNNPVAWGMPAAWPVFFEGDQAYRLRPGFGIETQVVSRYPTKDILQSGWLLGEEYLRDQANILSFRIGKGYVVTYGSQVDFRAQPRATFKLIFNAIFHGPSTAVTAGQIGR, encoded by the coding sequence ATGCGCACCAGAATCCTCGCCACCGTGGGCCTGCTCGGCCTGGTCCTGACGCTTCTCGTCCAGACGCCCGTCGCCGCCCGGCAGGGCGTCCCGGCGCCCGAACAATACTTCGGGTTCAAGATCGGCACCGACGGCGAGCTGGCGAGGTACCCCAAGATCCTCGAGTACTTCCAGCTGCTGGCGAAGCAGACCGATCGCGTCAAGTACGAGGAGCTGGGCAAGACGACGATGGGCAACAGCTATCCGCTGCTGCGGATCAGCTCGCCGCAGAACCTGGCGAAGTTCGACCGGCTCGTCGAGATCAACCGGCGCCTCGCCGACCCGCGCGGGCTGTCGGACGCCGAGGCGCGCACGCTGGCCGCGGAAGGCAAGCCCTTCTACTTCGTTTACGCCACCATCCACTCCACCGAAGTCTCCAACGGCCAGGCCATCATCAACATCGTGCACCGGCTGGCCACCGAGAACACCGTGCAGATCAGGGAGATCCTCGACAACTCGGTGGTGTTGATGGTGCCGTCGCAGAATCCCGACGGGCAGCACCTCGTGATCGATCACTGGTACAAGACCAAGGGCACCCCGTTCAACCGGGTGTATCCGGACCTGTACCACAAGTACGTCGGACACGACGACAACCGCGACTGGTTCATGTTCACGCAAAAGGAGACGCGCCTGAACATCGAGGCGGTGCAGAACAAGTACAAGCCGATCATCTCCCACGACATGCACCAGCAGGGACCGAACGGGTCGCGCATTTTCGTGCCGCCGTTCACGGATCCCTTTGACCCCAACATGCATCCGCTGCTCGCGCTGGGACAGGCGACCGTGGGACAGGCCATGGCGTCGGCGTTGATCGGTGAAGGCAAGGAGGGTGTCGCGTGGACGGAGAACTACGACATGTGGTCGCCGGCGCGGCAGTACATGGTCTATCACGGCCAGCCGCGCATCCTGACCGAGATTGCCAACAGCAACCTGGCGGACGCTTACGTCAATCCACGGAAGGGGCAACCGCTCGGGCCGCAGGATTCGCGGGCGACGTTCCCGGTGCCCTACTCGAAAGACACGTGGACGCTCGGCCAGCAGGTGGACTACGGCGTCACGGCCGCATTGGCCGGCATGTCGCACGTCGCGAAGTACGGGCGCGAATGGCTCTACAACTTCTACACCGTTCACAAGGACTGGGTGAACTACAGCAAGGGGCCCTACGCGTTCGTGGTGCCGGCCGCGCAACGAGATCAGTTCGCGACCTACGAGATGCTGGAGATCCTGGAGTTCGGTGACGTCGAGATCCATCGCGCCACCGCTCCGTTCAGCGCCAACGGCAAGCCCTACGCCGCGGGATCCTATGTGGTGAAGACCGCGCAGCCCTATGGCGGGTTCGCCAAGACCATGCTCGAGAAGCAGGTCTACCCGGACCTCCGCATCTTCCCGGGAGGGCCGCCCGAGCCGCCCTACGACGTGACCGGCCACACGCTGTGGATGCTGACCGGTGTGACGGTTGACGCGATCGACAAGCCCTTCGACGCGTCGCTGGAGATGGTGAAGAAGGTCGCGCCAGTGCCGACCGCGGTGGGAGCCAGGCCGAAAGGCGCGTATCTCGTCGATCCCGGATCGTACGGGTTCTTCAAGGCCGTTGCCGAGCTGCAGAAGGCCAACGTGCCGGTGTATCGCGCGGCCAGCGCCTTTGATGGCCACGCCGCAGGCACGTGGGTGATCCCGTCAACGCCGGCGGCGCAGCCGATCATCGAGAAGGCCGCGAAGGAGCTGGGCGCGCCGGTCACCGGTGTCGATCGCGTGCCCGCGGTGGATGGCTTCCGCCTCAAGCCCGCCACCAAGGTGGGCCTGTGGAAGGGCGCCGGCAACATGCCCGGCGGCTGGCTGTTGTGGATGCTCGAGCAGTACGGCATCAATCACGAGGTGGTGAAGTCCCAGGACTTCGCCGGCGACCTCAACGCGAAGTACGACGTCATCCTGCTGCCGTCGAACACCACGAAGGCCCGCATTGTCACCGGCCTGGATCCGAAGAGGAACGACCCGGCCGAGTGGTCGTGGGCGTTTGGCGTGGGTGAAGAGGGCTGGAAGAAGCTGCACGCGTTTGTCGAGAACGGCGGCACGCTGCTCGCGATTGGCTCAGCGGTGGAGACGGCGCGCGAGCTGCTCGACCTTCCGATCGAGAAGGCGCTGCCGGAAGGCCGGCCGCGGTTTGGTCCGCAGGCCGCGCCCGCGGGCGGTGGTGTGGCGGCATCGACGGACGCGACGTTGCGCGACGCGTTCAGCAGTCCCGCGCGACTCATGCAGACGCTCCGCGATCGCGTGGCCGATCCGGAGTCGCTGTTCTTCTGCCCCGGCTCGCTGCTGCAGAACGAGTTCGACACCAACAACCCCGTGGCGTGGGGCATGCCCGCGGCGTGGCCGGTGTTCTTCGAGGGCGACCAGGCCTATCGCCTGCGGCCGGGCTTTGGCATCGAGACGCAGGTGGTGTCGCGCTACCCGACCAAGGACATCCTGCAGAGCGGGTGGTTACTGGGCGAGGAGTACTTGCGCGATCAGGCCAACATCCTCTCGTTCCGCATCGGCAAGGGCTACGTCGTGACCTATGGCAGCCAGGTGGACTTCCGCGCGCAGCCGCGCGCGACGTTCAAGCTGATCTTCAACGCCATCTTCCATGGGCCGTCCACGGCGGTGACGGCCGGGCAGATCGGCCGATGA
- a CDS encoding HEAT repeat domain-containing protein: MRALVATLALLTLSLPVAAQTPRLSNGRLENHTVSAGLAKDLPALAARLTEPTWIGYAVPVIDGDRHMCDFWNDNFRNTVSTAPVLLEPADFFFVLYRVEGGQVSRIRSYSAECPLDAGGKAVHWFTNVSAADSLSYLKTFVAPSSATNRLVDSAVTAIAMHEGQAALDSLVGLARDHASTRVRGSALFWLAQRAGQKAVGTITAVIDNDPDTEVKKKAVFALSQLPRDEGVPLLIQQARTNKNPAVRKQAMFWLGQSKDPRALKFFEEVLR, translated from the coding sequence ATGAGGGCGCTGGTTGCGACTCTCGCGCTTCTGACCTTGTCGCTGCCGGTTGCGGCGCAAACGCCGCGGTTGAGCAACGGGCGTCTCGAAAACCACACGGTGTCGGCAGGCCTCGCGAAAGACCTGCCGGCCCTCGCCGCCAGGCTCACCGAGCCCACGTGGATTGGCTACGCCGTGCCGGTGATCGACGGCGACCGCCACATGTGCGACTTCTGGAACGACAACTTCCGCAACACGGTGTCGACTGCGCCCGTGCTGCTCGAGCCGGCAGACTTCTTCTTCGTGCTCTACCGTGTCGAGGGCGGGCAGGTGTCGCGGATTCGCAGCTACTCCGCGGAGTGTCCGCTGGATGCCGGCGGCAAGGCGGTGCACTGGTTCACCAACGTGTCCGCCGCCGACAGCCTGAGCTACCTCAAGACCTTCGTCGCGCCATCGTCCGCCACCAACCGCCTGGTTGACTCGGCCGTCACGGCCATCGCCATGCACGAGGGGCAGGCCGCGCTCGACAGCCTGGTGGGCCTGGCCCGCGATCACGCCAGCACCAGGGTCCGCGGCTCGGCGCTCTTTTGGCTGGCACAGCGGGCAGGGCAGAAGGCGGTGGGCACCATCACCGCCGTCATCGACAACGATCCCGACACCGAGGTGAAGAAGAAAGCGGTGTTCGCCCTGAGCCAGCTGCCCAGGGACGAAGGGGTGCCGCTGCTCATCCAGCAGGCCCGGACCAACAAGAACCCGGCCGTGCGCAAACAGGCCATGTTCTGGCTCGGCCAATCGAAGGACCCCCGGGCCCTCAAGTTCTTCGAGGAAGTTCTGCGGTAG
- a CDS encoding HEAT repeat domain-containing protein translates to MRAVINTCRIALACGVLAMPAMAVGQVIPPPPAMPPMPAIPAMPAMPPMPDLSALPRLADLPRLADFANLANLAELPAVVDAARLAEVVAIDSARAVLAPGVWRVDEQRSPEEQAKQRAEEAKQRETERRQRVDEAYQRAQESLERRQWARAAEQFTSVIDAQNATRVDAALYWKAYALDKLSQQADALAALGQLIKTYPQSRWVADAKALELQVRQNAGQAPRPEAESDEELKLLAIQGLQHSDPEQAVPMLEKLLQGTASPQLKARALFVLAQSNSVRARTVLAQVARGGSNPDVQRRAIQYMGVNGTRENRAVLAEIYTGATDVDIKRQILRSFMVAGDKERVLAAANTEKVPELRQEAVRQLGVMGAREELWQMYQKESVVDVKRQILQSLFVGGDAAHLIEVANTETNPDLRRRAVLHLGTMGRDKTGDALVGIYAKEKDADIKRSVINSLFIQNNAESLVAIARKESDPAMKREMVSKLSLMKSKVALDYLMEILNK, encoded by the coding sequence ATGAGAGCAGTAATCAACACCTGTCGGATTGCGCTGGCCTGCGGCGTGCTGGCGATGCCGGCGATGGCCGTCGGCCAGGTCATTCCCCCGCCGCCTGCCATGCCCCCTATGCCGGCAATCCCCGCGATGCCGGCCATGCCGCCCATGCCCGACCTGTCGGCCCTGCCAAGGCTGGCTGACCTGCCGCGGCTGGCGGACTTCGCCAACCTGGCGAACCTCGCCGAGTTGCCGGCCGTGGTCGATGCCGCCCGGCTCGCCGAGGTGGTGGCCATCGATAGCGCGCGCGCCGTGCTGGCGCCCGGCGTGTGGCGCGTGGACGAACAGCGCTCGCCTGAAGAACAAGCGAAGCAGCGCGCTGAAGAGGCGAAGCAGCGGGAAACCGAGCGCCGGCAGCGCGTGGACGAGGCCTATCAGCGCGCCCAGGAATCGCTCGAGCGGCGCCAGTGGGCGCGGGCGGCGGAGCAGTTCACGTCGGTGATCGACGCCCAGAACGCGACGCGGGTGGACGCGGCGCTCTACTGGAAGGCTTATGCGCTCGACAAGCTGAGCCAACAGGCCGATGCCCTGGCCGCGCTTGGCCAGTTGATCAAGACCTACCCGCAAAGCCGCTGGGTGGCCGACGCCAAGGCGCTCGAGTTGCAGGTCCGCCAGAACGCGGGGCAGGCGCCGCGGCCAGAGGCCGAGTCTGACGAAGAGCTGAAGCTGCTCGCCATCCAGGGGCTGCAGCACTCGGATCCCGAGCAGGCCGTGCCGATGCTCGAGAAGCTCCTGCAGGGAACGGCGTCGCCACAACTGAAGGCGCGCGCGCTGTTCGTGCTGGCGCAGAGCAACTCGGTCCGCGCCCGCACCGTGCTCGCGCAGGTCGCCCGCGGCGGCTCCAACCCGGACGTACAACGTCGCGCGATCCAGTACATGGGCGTGAACGGTACCCGTGAGAACCGCGCGGTGCTCGCCGAGATCTACACCGGCGCCACCGACGTGGACATCAAGCGCCAAATCCTCCGCTCCTTCATGGTGGCCGGCGACAAGGAACGCGTGCTGGCGGCGGCCAACACCGAGAAGGTGCCCGAGCTGCGGCAGGAAGCCGTGCGCCAGCTGGGCGTGATGGGCGCGCGTGAAGAGCTGTGGCAGATGTACCAGAAGGAATCGGTCGTTGACGTGAAGCGCCAGATCCTCCAGTCGCTGTTCGTCGGTGGCGATGCCGCGCACTTGATCGAGGTTGCCAACACCGAGACCAACCCCGACCTCCGCCGCCGCGCGGTCTTGCACCTGGGGACGATGGGGCGCGACAAGACCGGCGACGCGCTGGTCGGCATCTACGCGAAAGAGAAGGACGCCGACATCAAGCGCTCGGTGATCAACTCGCTGTTCATCCAGAACAACGCCGAGTCGCTGGTCGCCATTGCCCGGAAGGAAAGCGACCCGGCGATGAAGCGCGAGATGGTGTCGAAGCTCTCGTTGATGAAGTCGAAGGTCGCGCTCGACTACCTGATGGAGATCCTGAACAAATGA
- a CDS encoding zf-HC2 domain-containing protein, with protein MNNHLSEEDLILHYYGEIDRADETRVDAHLAGCGECQAANAQLRRVLTLVETAAPVEARPGFERDVWARLEPQLPPSRSALRWTSSLFWFPQWALAGGVAALVFVAFMAGRFSGGVPAGVSPDTAVAADASPDRVLHAAVGDHLDRTQMMLAELVNNDADQAGVFAGEQARASDLVAANRLIRQSATQSGDTGVADVLEDLERVLLEIANAPADVTSNELSDLKSRITAQDLLFRVRVIASEMRNRTRSDREAGDRPPQRLPIS; from the coding sequence ATGAACAACCACCTTTCTGAAGAAGACCTGATCCTCCATTACTACGGTGAGATCGATCGCGCGGATGAGACGCGCGTCGATGCGCACCTGGCCGGGTGTGGAGAATGCCAGGCCGCGAATGCGCAACTGCGTCGCGTGCTCACGCTGGTCGAGACGGCGGCTCCGGTGGAGGCGCGTCCCGGCTTCGAGCGCGATGTGTGGGCGCGGCTCGAGCCACAGCTTCCACCTTCGCGCTCCGCGCTACGGTGGACAAGCTCCCTCTTCTGGTTCCCGCAGTGGGCGCTGGCCGGCGGCGTCGCCGCGCTCGTGTTCGTCGCCTTCATGGCCGGCCGGTTCTCCGGTGGAGTGCCGGCCGGCGTCTCGCCCGACACCGCGGTGGCGGCCGACGCGTCGCCCGATCGCGTGCTGCACGCAGCCGTCGGCGACCACCTCGATCGCACGCAGATGATGCTCGCCGAACTGGTGAATAACGACGCCGACCAGGCCGGCGTGTTTGCCGGCGAGCAGGCGCGCGCCTCGGATCTGGTGGCGGCCAATCGCCTCATCCGCCAGTCGGCCACGCAGTCGGGCGACACCGGCGTCGCCGACGTGCTCGAGGATCTCGAGCGCGTGCTGCTGGAGATTGCCAACGCTCCGGCGGATGTCACGTCTAACGAGTTGTCTGACTTGAAATCGCGCATCACCGCCCAGGACCTGCTGTTCCGCGTGCGCGTGATTGCCTCGGAGATGCGTAACCGAACCCGTAGCGATCGCGAGGCTGGCGATCGGCCTCCGCAGCGGCTCCCCATTTCGTAG
- a CDS encoding sigma-70 family RNA polymerase sigma factor, giving the protein MDERDAAVVAKARDGDRDAFRALVDRHSRYLFSLAHRMTGNAQDAEDVVQEAWLKAHKQLSRFEARADFRTWLHRITVNCSIDLIRGRRHREDAHDPVDLEQGPLSERGAEAQPTPERVAASAQISDRVNEALALLTALERAAFTLRHVEGMSIEEVGEKLGMKTSATKHSIFRAVKKMRNALGPFVQP; this is encoded by the coding sequence ATGGATGAACGCGACGCGGCAGTAGTCGCCAAGGCCCGCGACGGCGACCGCGATGCGTTTCGGGCGCTGGTCGATCGCCATTCCCGCTACCTCTTCTCGCTGGCGCACCGGATGACCGGCAACGCCCAGGATGCGGAAGACGTGGTGCAGGAAGCGTGGCTCAAGGCGCACAAGCAATTGAGCCGGTTCGAGGCCCGGGCCGACTTTAGGACCTGGCTTCACAGGATCACGGTGAACTGTTCGATCGACCTCATTCGCGGCCGGCGCCATCGTGAAGACGCCCACGATCCGGTGGATCTCGAACAGGGCCCGCTCAGCGAGCGCGGCGCCGAAGCGCAGCCGACGCCCGAGCGTGTGGCCGCCAGCGCGCAAATCTCTGATCGCGTGAACGAGGCGCTCGCGCTGCTGACCGCCCTCGAGCGCGCCGCCTTCACGCTGCGCCACGTCGAAGGCATGTCGATCGAGGAAGTGGGCGAGAAGCTCGGGATGAAGACGAGTGCGACCAAGCACAGCATTTTTCGCGCCGTGAAGAAGATGAGGAACGCGCTCGGGCCGTTCGTGCAGCCGTAA
- a CDS encoding putative metal-dependent hydrolase produces MDPRYPTGKFVFDPQVTPETRRISITTIGSFPAELKAVLPGADVDRPYREGGWTGRQVVHHIADSHMNAFVRFRLALTEDKPTIKPYNEAAWAKLADSTTEDPAVSVQILDGLHHRWHVMLASLADADFARAAVHPDHGPVTLEWFLQLYAWHGRHHIGHLKLTGR; encoded by the coding sequence ATGGACCCACGCTATCCGACCGGCAAGTTTGTCTTCGATCCCCAGGTCACACCCGAAACACGGCGTATTTCCATCACCACGATCGGCAGCTTTCCGGCCGAACTCAAGGCCGTGCTGCCCGGGGCCGACGTCGACCGCCCCTATCGCGAGGGTGGATGGACCGGGCGGCAGGTCGTGCACCACATTGCCGACAGTCACATGAACGCCTTCGTCCGCTTCCGTCTCGCGCTCACCGAAGACAAGCCGACGATCAAACCCTACAACGAGGCCGCATGGGCCAAGCTCGCCGACTCGACCACCGAGGATCCGGCGGTGTCGGTGCAGATTCTCGACGGCCTGCACCACCGCTGGCATGTGATGCTGGCGTCGCTGGCCGACGCCGACTTCGCGCGCGCCGCGGTGCACCCGGACCATGGACCCGTGACGCTGGAGTGGTTCCTGCAGCTATATGCCTGGCACGGACGGCATCACATCGGGCATTTGAAGCTCACGGGACGGTAA
- the mscL gene encoding large conductance mechanosensitive channel protein MscL, with amino-acid sequence MLGEFREFIAKGNVMDLAVGVIIGAAFQKIVDSLVNDLVMPLVGFALGGTDFTNLFVVLREGTKAAAPYASLAEAKVAGAAVFAYGSFITQVVQFLILAWIVFLMVKAVNRMRRT; translated from the coding sequence ATGCTGGGCGAATTCCGAGAGTTCATCGCGAAGGGCAACGTCATGGATCTCGCCGTGGGCGTGATCATCGGCGCGGCGTTCCAGAAGATCGTCGACTCGCTCGTGAATGACCTGGTGATGCCGTTGGTCGGCTTCGCGCTGGGCGGCACCGACTTCACCAACCTGTTCGTGGTGTTGCGTGAAGGCACCAAGGCCGCGGCGCCGTACGCCTCGCTCGCGGAGGCCAAGGTGGCGGGCGCGGCCGTGTTTGCTTACGGATCCTTCATCACGCAGGTGGTGCAATTTCTCATCCTGGCGTGGATCGTGTTCCTGATGGTCAAGGCCGTGAACCGCATGCGGCGCACGTAA
- a CDS encoding FAD-binding oxidoreductase → MSIPIDPDPDPDLVAKFLRDAAHYPGGRSAGVVRPRTVEEVASFLRALPTGAQVLPVGAQSSLTGGATPLGDVVLSTGRLTRLEMQGDHVRAGAGVTLQAVQDLLAPRGRWFPPVPTYLGATAGGAVATCAAGAATFKYGTVREWVDGLTVVLANGDILDITRGSIVADSDVLEFATSSGSHRITLPALRMPDVPKRSAGYFVAPGMDLVDLFIGSEGTLAVIAEVVFRTAPLPAARCHVLVPVSDEDAGIRLAGDLRAASQQTWRTNDPLGIDISAIEHIDARSIAVIREDGIDKKLDITLPSGTGIVLLIEIELSREAAAADLWSQLANAREEGAADSPLRRFCALLDHHGALDDAEIALPEHRARVVAFAELREAVPAGVNRRVALAQQQIDPGIYKTAADMIVPFDRFADMMRTCRRLFEERGLDLAVWGHISDGNVHPNVIPKSADDVKKGQEAILALGDAVIAMGGCPLAEHGVGRNAIKQELLRRLYGTEGVDAMRALKHSLDPHGSLAPGVIFPAN, encoded by the coding sequence TTGAGCATCCCCATCGATCCCGACCCCGACCCCGACCTCGTCGCGAAGTTCCTGCGAGACGCGGCCCATTACCCCGGTGGACGCTCGGCGGGGGTGGTGCGTCCGCGCACGGTCGAAGAGGTGGCGTCATTCCTGAGGGCTCTCCCGACGGGCGCACAGGTGTTGCCGGTGGGGGCGCAGTCGTCGTTGACCGGCGGCGCGACGCCCCTTGGCGATGTCGTGCTGAGCACCGGACGCCTCACGCGGTTGGAGATGCAGGGCGACCACGTTCGCGCGGGCGCGGGCGTGACCCTGCAAGCGGTGCAGGATCTGCTGGCCCCACGCGGTCGCTGGTTCCCGCCGGTGCCAACGTATTTGGGCGCCACCGCCGGCGGCGCCGTGGCCACTTGCGCTGCTGGCGCGGCCACGTTCAAGTACGGCACGGTCCGCGAGTGGGTGGATGGCCTGACGGTGGTGCTGGCCAACGGCGACATCCTGGACATCACGCGCGGATCGATCGTCGCCGACTCGGACGTGCTCGAGTTCGCGACGTCATCGGGATCCCACCGCATCACGCTGCCGGCGCTGCGCATGCCCGATGTCCCCAAGCGTTCCGCCGGCTACTTCGTCGCGCCAGGCATGGACCTGGTTGATCTATTCATCGGATCCGAAGGGACCCTCGCTGTGATCGCGGAAGTGGTGTTCCGGACCGCGCCGCTACCGGCCGCACGCTGTCACGTGTTGGTCCCCGTCTCGGATGAGGACGCCGGCATACGCCTGGCCGGAGACCTCCGCGCCGCCTCGCAGCAGACCTGGCGAACCAACGACCCGCTCGGCATCGACATCTCCGCCATCGAGCACATCGACGCGCGGTCGATTGCCGTGATCAGGGAAGACGGCATCGACAAGAAGCTCGACATCACCCTCCCATCCGGGACTGGCATCGTCCTCCTGATCGAGATCGAGCTCTCGCGGGAGGCAGCCGCAGCCGACTTGTGGAGTCAACTGGCCAATGCACGGGAGGAGGGCGCGGCTGATTCACCTCTCCGCAGGTTCTGCGCGTTGCTCGATCACCATGGCGCCCTGGACGATGCGGAGATTGCGCTGCCGGAGCATCGCGCCCGCGTGGTGGCGTTTGCGGAGTTGCGAGAGGCCGTGCCCGCGGGCGTGAACCGGCGCGTGGCGCTGGCGCAGCAGCAGATCGATCCGGGCATCTACAAGACCGCCGCTGACATGATCGTGCCGTTCGACCGGTTTGCCGACATGATGCGAACCTGCCGGCGCCTCTTCGAGGAGCGCGGGCTCGACCTCGCAGTGTGGGGACACATCTCGGACGGCAACGTCCATCCCAACGTCATCCCGAAGAGCGCGGACGACGTGAAGAAGGGGCAGGAGGCGATCCTGGCGCTGGGCGATGCCGTGATCGCGATGGGGGGATGTCCGCTGGCCGAGCACGGTGTCGGCCGCAACGCCATCAAGCAGGAACTGCTAAGGCGGCTCTACGGAACCGAAGGTGTCGATGCGATGCGCGCCCTCAAGCACAGCCTCGATCCTCACGGCTCGCTCGCCCCCGGCGTGATCTTCCCGGCGAACTAG
- a CDS encoding DUF1223 domain-containing protein yields MKRWAWLIVFVIAGTASVASTRAGGETEPTLVLAELFTSEGCSSCPPADHLLETLLKEQPINGVYVVALSEHVTYWDHQGWRDPFGSNQLTNRQTSYGRGFNIESIYTPQLIIDGVSQLVGSDAPRIEKALTDAGRVPKPKITVAATWKDGEISMTASGPGVEAIGAAGAELWWAVAEDDLVVDVKRGENASRTLHHSGVVRLLRSSDVAKGAGRAAMTLPFKSEAKREHLRVVAFAQSRKTRQVISIGWTRVKED; encoded by the coding sequence ATGAAGCGTTGGGCCTGGCTGATTGTATTCGTGATTGCCGGCACGGCGAGCGTGGCGTCAACCCGCGCCGGCGGCGAGACCGAGCCCACATTGGTGCTCGCGGAACTGTTCACGTCGGAAGGTTGCTCGAGTTGCCCGCCCGCGGATCATCTGCTCGAGACGCTGTTGAAAGAACAACCGATCAACGGCGTCTACGTGGTCGCGCTCAGCGAGCACGTCACTTATTGGGATCACCAGGGCTGGCGCGATCCGTTTGGGTCCAACCAGTTAACGAACCGCCAGACGTCCTACGGCCGCGGGTTCAACATCGAGAGCATCTACACGCCGCAACTCATCATCGACGGCGTCTCGCAGTTGGTCGGCAGCGACGCGCCCCGGATTGAGAAGGCGCTGACTGATGCCGGGCGGGTGCCGAAGCCGAAGATCACAGTCGCAGCGACCTGGAAGGACGGCGAGATCTCCATGACCGCGTCCGGCCCAGGCGTCGAAGCCATCGGCGCCGCCGGCGCGGAGTTGTGGTGGGCGGTGGCCGAGGATGACCTGGTGGTGGACGTGAAGCGCGGCGAGAATGCCTCGCGCACGTTGCATCATTCGGGCGTCGTCAGGCTGCTGCGGTCGAGCGACGTCGCGAAAGGCGCCGGGCGAGCGGCCATGACGCTGCCATTCAAGTCCGAGGCGAAACGCGAGCATCTTCGGGTGGTGGCCTTCGCGCAGTCCAGGAAGACGCGCCAAGTGATCAGCATTGGGTGGACCAGGGTCAAGGAGGACTAG